In the Triticum aestivum cultivar Chinese Spring chromosome 2B, IWGSC CS RefSeq v2.1, whole genome shotgun sequence genome, CATCATAGTTTTTTACTTCTCAATGGCATTTTGCATTTCTGACCAGAATCACTTTTGTTGTACCGACCTGCTTATATGTGTTTATGCCCTGTTCTGCCCTTATGATCAGACCAACAGGGTTTCTGAAGAATCTTTTCTTGCATACATCTCTCAATTAATTGCTGTTATCCAGGTATATTCCAGAAATCATTGAAGGGGATATGGATTCTATAAGGCCAGATGTAAAAAGATTTTACTCTAGTCAGGTTCTTTGCTTGCTCCCTCTTCCCTAGTTCACATTATCTGGACATTTTGATATTGTTCAGATTAACTGCTGAAGTGTTGTTTGAAAATATCCTGATGCTGACGTGCTGCTAATATAATGCATAGTAGACATCCATCCCATGCATAACTTATGTATGAGATGTATGGTTGTTTTGCAGAAGTTAGTAAAGTTCATGGATGGTTCAAATATGAAAAGCCCTGCAGCAAAACGCCAAAGTGATGGGAAAAAAATTACATGCATCTTTCCACTAGACAGTTTTACAACAGAGTCCAATCGCACTATTTGATGAGTTTAGGTTCAGGTTTCTAATGTTAACAATGCAGTCACTAGTTAGTTAATGTCCTGAAGAAAGAAATTCTACCAGTTAAAACTGAAAGCAGTAGTTGGAAGACTGAAACAGCAAAAGGGGGTTTATCCTAACAATAATACTACAGGATACAGATTTTGGAACGAAGGTAGTACTTTGTTGCCATAGTATTCTATTTTCCTTTAGATAACATCGATCAATTTCACATCCAGCAGTTAGCTGTGTTTTAGCATGCAGGATTGCATGTGTTAGAAAAAGTTGACTTTATTGGTATAAGCTTGGTCGGTTTTATTCCTGTATCCAAGAGTAAGAAGTTCTCCTGCAGTTCTATTTGGCATACCGGATGATTCTGGttagcaatggtgccgtctttgTGATCTTGAACAAAATCGTAACTATTTGGTAGTTGTGTCTAAAacttgctactccctccattcccttatacaaggccactatgaaaaatacattttgcatctatacaaggccactaacagtaatcAAGGCAATAtttaatgatgttttctcgtaGTAGCAACTTGTTTAAACTTGCATTCATGTAGTCATAATGATATTTTGCTACTTCCTTCTCATTtctcccttgcatgcatgcgggcatATTAGTAATCCCGGTTAACGAGAAGAAAAGTTGACTTGCAAAGCAATCATTAaattttgccttggtacctgtatTTTGAGTTTGTGGctttgtataagggaatggagggagtataaaggaTAACACTATTTTAAATCTGATTTTTGAGATCAAGTGGAGTGCACGTTTTTGTTGATCTGAATGTAACACAATGAATTTTGCACTGATGCACTAGTCGTATTACAAATGTGATCAGGATGTCATTGGCTCATCGTTTTGTTAAACTGTTCTCTACGCAGGGATCCAAAATTTCTGATAAATCACATAACCAAGAGACAACAGATTTGCACAAGTGTATTTCCAGTATCCGCCATCGCACACCTGATCAGGAAAAGGCTAATGTAAGTAGTGGCTGTACTGTCTAATTTGCTACTTGGTTTTATTGCTATCTTCTACCGGCTAATATGATCTATCAATATCAAAACACAAAGTTAAGTCTTTTTTTGGTTCTATGTAGCTTTGTATTCTTGTTACTGGAGCACTTGGTGGAAGGTTTGATCATGAGGCTGCAAATATCAATGTTCTCTATGTGTTCTCGGACATGCGAATTGTCCTTCTGTCAGATGATTGCTTGATCCAACTTCTTCCCAAAACGCATCACCATGAGATATATATTGAGTCGTCTGTAGAAGGACCGCATTGTGGAATTTTTCCTATTGGAGCACCATCTACAAGCACTACAACCACTGGCCTCAAGTGGAACCTGAGTAAATTTCTTCTGCTTGTTTTACCAGTTGTCTTGCGGTTTGAGAGTTTGACTATATGCACTAAAAAATTGTCCAGCGAAATTTCTAATTGGGCTCATTTGTGTGGCTTGAGGTATTGGTTGGGCCTAGCACCTAGTGGTTCTTCATGCGTTTCCTTGGTTTGATAAATAGGATGAGTTTGTCCATTGGCTTCGATCCATAGGGCCTGCTGAACATGGGCCGGGCTCAGTTGTATCTCATACGTAATGTAGTTTGTCTGGCTGGATGACCCATGCCATTCAGGCTGCACTACTGTGTCTCTGCCCATTAACAGCAAAAGTGTAATCAGGTCGAGCCTTGCAGCCAGTGTCTGCCAGGTTCGACATGCTGTAGCTGTGTGTACTAATGGGGAGCTACCAATATTCAAGTCTACTAGTGTACCAACTTTGTGCACAATATCATCCTAGGGAATGCTGAGTGTGGGATAAAGTCTCTCCAAACAGAGGTTCTATCACTGTCGACCACATCTTCCACCTAGTATATCCCTAGTATACATTTGATGCTATATGCATGTGAGTTtcaaactactacctccgttcacaaatataagatgttctaaccttTTTTGTcaagatgtatatagacacattttagtgtgtttgttcactcatttcagtccgtatgtagtccatattgaaataatcaaaacatcttatatttgtgaatggagggagtatgtgttaCCACTATGGTTTTCTTTTGGTCTTGCCTTTCAACCTTTCTAGCACTAATTTGCACAAGTGATGTGCAGTAGGTGAATGTGGTCCGTGTTTTTGTATGCGGGCTAAATGAGACCCTTCTTTGATGCTTAAGATTACCCTATTTTCCAATGAAATCATTGAAGCAACTGCCAGTAAAATTAATGGCTGGACCGAAAACATATAAACCCTGTCAAATTAAAGAAGTGGACAGGTGGATCCTTTTGATCAAAAATGAATATAGCGTGATTGCAAGTTAAACCCTTTTTTTGCCATCATTaacatatatactccctctgttcctaatataagcctttttagagattccaatatgggctacatacggagcaaaatgagtgaaatcacattctaaaatatgtctatatacatctgtatgtagttcgtattgaaacctctaaaagggcttatatttagaagAAAGCAATGTGGTTTTCCATTCCATTTCAAATGCGATGGCCTTGCTACTCCTAGCATGGGCTAATTTTGTGCAAACCTTTTGTGCTTCCAGGTGATGCAGAGATGAGATTTGGGAGCATGATAAGCACATCCAACATCGTGGATTCAGATAAAGTAACTGTGCAGTCAGATGCGGATCTTCTGTGGACAATTTCTCTTCGAAATCTGACCTGAAGAGCATCCACTTGATTGGAATCGTCTGCCGTGTTTCCTTTTTTGTAAAATCTTTGTTGATCTTGTATGCTATCAGCTCAGCTCTTGTACAGTGCAGCTGTGTTTGTGCTCATAAGTTGTTTTGTATCTGATAAATATAAATGATATCTGGTGGCTCGTGGTTGAAACCTCTGTTATCAGATAGATGGAGACCCGCCAGATTCTCATAATGGTGTCCAATAGTACGTTTTTTGTGCGTCCAGGAGTGATGACGATCGACCATGTCTTTATATACCTACTTAAACTGTTGAAATTGAGTCAAAGGTCGGCCCTGCATCTGTAGAAAAAATTGTAATTCTTAATTTCTTTTTCGTTTTATGGTGACTAGATGACCCGTCGTGCCAAATGGTAAGGTCATGGTTTGAGCTGAAATTTACTTGGGTGGGATTTCAACTTTTCGTAATGCTGACATTCTAAGATAATTTGAATTTATTATTGGCGTAGGAATGGGCAGTGGAAAAGCATGGAGCACAGAGAGGATGAAGGAGATGATAGAAGGGAGGATTGGTTATTTACCCTTGCTAGCATTGAATCATTATACCTCAAGTTGAGTATCATTTGGTATTTAAGAGAGATTCATGGTGGAACGACATTCGTGAAAACAGTGTTAAAAAAAACagcactccaaaatgcttttgaaattAACTTTTTTGGAGCATCATTTTTTTGCCACATCTTCCATGAATGTCGTTTCATAATGATAATTTACAAGCAATCAAAACATAGGTCAATATTTGCTAAAAAAATCagatgttttgatttttttttcaaaatttctaaATTCAATTATTTATTTGAGCTCGAGCTTAGCTAATCCGCTTACTTTCTTAGGCACATTTCGGCACATGGTAGCCTACCTAACTGTGACTTGTGACCCGAAAGACTCCTGTGTCTGGGAGGTTCTTCCTCCGGAACGAATCCACTCTCCATCTTGCAACGTTGTTGCAGAGGTGGTCTGCCCAGAACTGCTTCCCGTGGTCGACGTGCATCTCCTCGAGAGCCATGGCTTTCTCCATGAGGAACTTGGCGAGCTGGACCTCCAAGCAGTTGAGCTCCTCTGGCGAGTTGAACTTAAGCGTCACCTTTCGCAAGCAGCTGAGCGCGCAGCCGCTCAAGGCGGGGAGCTCTGAGATGTGGGTGGTATCTCCGACGCTGTCGCCACCTTGCACGGAGACCAAGCCATGGAGGCGGCGAGTTTGTTGAATCGATCCACGGTCGAGGCGAAGGACGCTCCAGCTGGATCTTTCTCCCACGCCTTGTAGCGCGTGTCCCAGTTCATGTTCAGCCTAAGCCAAAGCTCGGACATCACCGGGCATGAGCCGAGCAGCCTCGCCATTGCCAATGCAGCCGTGTCGTTGTGCTTGTACTGGTAGCCTCCGTCTACTTCGAGGAGCTCCAGGTTTGGGAACGTGGGAAGGAGGATGGggccaccttcttcctcctcgccggcgacgatgTCCTCGATGTAGCCCAGGCGCAGCTTCAGGACCCTCGTGGTGGAGAAGCTTGTGAGCATGCGTGACAGGGGCTCGTGCCCTTGGCCATAGCGGGAGATATCGAGTTCGACCCGCGCGAGTCCTGGTGCGGGCGATGTGAGCGAGAGCTTGATGTAGGATCCCCGGTAGCAGAAGGAGCGCAGATTCGACATGTCGAGCTCGATGCCGCTGTTGGCCAGAGCCTTGAGCTCCTCGCCGGAGTCGCTGTAGTAGAGGCAGCTGGTGTCGAGCTCCAAAGCAGTGAGCGGCGGGCACCGGAGACGGAAGGGCCGCCCGAAACTGTCGTCGGGATCCGCGTTGTCCGTCGTCTTGCGTCTAACGTTCACCAGCACGAGCCTTGTGAGCGCCGGAGCGGCGTGAAGCACGACCTGGAGGTACCCCTCAGAGAGGACGCAGTCGCGCAGCTGCAGAGTGGTCAGGCGTGGGAGGGCCAGGACCGCGGACCGCGCCGGCCATGCCGACGGCGGGTCAAGCTTGCAGTGGGTGAGCTCCAGCAGGCGGAGCGTGGCGGCGCACGGCAGGGACTCGAGCCGCGGGCGGTGTTGGTATCCGTAACTCCGGCACTCGAGGTGGAGCACTTCGAGTTGGGACGCGGCGGGGTGGGCGAGGGCGAGGCCGTCGACCCTGTCGCCGTCGGGCTCCTGGTCGTTGTTGAAGTCGTCGTCCTTGGATATCCAGTAGGGTTTGGCGCGGCGGTAGGCATCCTGGTCTAGCCTGAACGTGAGCCTCTTGAAGCGTGTGCCGCGGTTTAGCGGGCCGCTGCGGCGACCGCGGCCACGGAAGGCGGCGAGCGCGGTCTCGGCGGCGCTTAAGAACGCGTCGGACATGGTCGGAGAGTGCATTGTGTACGTCCGCGCTTTCACCGGCGCTGGCTAGGGTGCACGTACGTCCAGGAGATTAGCAGATGTAAGCCTGGGGGTTTCGGTAAGCCTGTAGGATCTCGATCTGGAATCGGGTTTGGTTTTGGAAACGGATACGCACGACGATGGTAGTTGGAGTCGGCTCGGATTATTTGCTTGTTTTCCAGGTTATTCTCATTTGGGCCCAATATAACGTATACGGGcattttatgtttttttttgagaaaaaccggGCATTTTATGTGTGTTGTACTGCTGTTTCCTAAGCATCTACGATACGGAGATATCTACCATGCACGTGATATCTCGTGCATGCATCAGCCATACGGAGATATCTACTCCTACCatgcagcagcagtagtagcagaTTTGGTTACATGCATATGCGTCCCCACTCCTTTCATGCATGCTTACATTCTCACTACTGGAAAAATCtccgtttcaattttttttgtcTTTCCCGAGTATGAGAACATGGGATCAAGGCAAAAGTCATCTAAGCCGAGTACGGGTCTCCGTACACAGTAGGCCACGACACATGAGAAGCTGCGCCGAGCCCCGCCGGTTACATACTTGGCAAACATAAAGAAACTTGGCTTATGCACAGTATGCCGAGAGCCCTGTAGAAGGCACCCGGCAAATAAGAGCCATGTGGCAGGGCCGCTTGCAGCTGCTGCCCTGTGACGGTGGGCAGCTTTTGCCGAGATCTGCCACGAAAGGTACTCGACATTGAAAATGAAATCATATGTTGAATTCCGTGGCAGCTAAACAAGTGTGCTTGTTGTCCAGCTTACTCTCCGTTACTTTGCCCACTGCTTTCACAATGAGAGATTTTGCTTGGATAAACTTGATATAGAGTggttattttcatgcatgttttatgatctgttgtaagggtattaattggtctcttctgctgcttatcagagatggggggaagcagccaccgccgctctgccacaccgcagtacgagttggatgcttcgaagttcttcagtatcatacttgggacttcagtatcatccatgacgcaggtatataaaacgagagatctccccttcacccatctcattatgatatttgttgtttgctacatcactcattgtcccaaactgcagaggctgcctgacagttttgtgaacatgctgggtgaagatccgccaaataatgtgaagccgCGACAGGCAGACAACGGGTTACGCAggctgtgggatgtggagttggtgatcaaggagggccacatgtacttgtatcgtgggtgggagaagttctaccgtgcctacgacatgcggctggggtacttccttcttttcaggtacgccgccgccgccaccatgctcatcgtgaaggtgttcagcgcgactatgtgtcgcatgcgctacgctgacgatgatgatgctagtacgttctgcctcttcttattcctctacatttggctttgtctcacatcgattgttaacagtcattgttgcatttggacaggcaatgggagcagcagcagcgacactggctacagccaaagcagcagcgattatggctatagcaaaagcaacagcggttctggctttagcgaaagcagcagcgattctggtagcagcaaagacaacaagaaggatgatccggactggagtgggggagaagaggagcagagtggggatgaggagctgcaggatgacgatgggcatcaggctgaggatgacctagcgctggtggtggctgaccaagggcaagagatggtggtggctgaccatgggcaagagatggtggtgactgaccatgggcaagagatggtggtggatgaggatgacctagcgatggtcgtgcccgtcctgcctgaaggtggcctcgcaaTGGTGGTGGTGCCTAACAattaccacgcaccggtggtggaaccggcgatcccacagctgggcgacatgaccatgccaattgtggtagaagactacatcccacagctgcctctaccgcctcgccgctcttggcgcatcaggctgaggaaggagaaggagaagaacaatgagaactaaACTATGtctctccaaaatgatatatatatatatatatatatatatatatatatatatatatatatatatatatatatatatatatatatatatatatatatatatatatacttagttacctatggtatctctaatatgcttagtttcctataggttagctccaaaattacttatgttagcacaaaatgatcaagtttacataataagcttataatcttcttcttattcttcttcttttccaaaatgacatatgttagcttcattttacctaagttggctctaatatgctaacttagagcttatatgcttagtttcctataggttagctccaaaattaattatgttagcacaaaatgatcaagtttacataataagcttatagtcttcttcttcttcttcttcttcttcttcttcttcttctagtattcttctagtgttcttcatCTTCTAATAtttttctagtcttcttcttcttcttctcttcttcttctcttcttcttcttcttctaatttcttgtttatcattttgcagatttgatttaattcacggaagcttgcatgaatggagtgcttcttttccatttgtgtttctattttgtatcaatgtgaaacttttgtgaattgatggataacggtgttggatgaacaatgtgaaacttttgtaa is a window encoding:
- the LOC123043690 gene encoding thiamine pyrophosphokinase 2 isoform X1, whose amino-acid sequence is MRLVTPTLHALAHSFFSWKNGFGIFLAIRKSVAFPILRPLFFPLRRGRRIGILQSLLDARVIRDHLQEDKMLWRTIRSMEVMAHSSSFLLPKLHQPAKTPANNYTLVVLNQQLPRFMPRLWAQAKMRICADGGANRIFDEMSQMTNDLDKNRYIPEIIEGDMDSIRPDVKRFYSSQGSKISDKSHNQETTDLHKCISSIRHRTPDQEKANLCILVTGALGGRFDHEAANINVLYVFSDMRIVLLSDDCLIQLLPKTHHHEIYIESSVEGPHCGIFPIGAPSTSTTTTGLKWNLSDAEMRFGSMISTSNIVDSDKVTVQSDADLLWTISLRNLT
- the LOC123043690 gene encoding thiamine pyrophosphokinase 2 isoform X2 — protein: MRICADGGANRIFDEMSQMTNDLDKNRYIPEIIEGDMDSIRPDVKRFYSSQGSKISDKSHNQETTDLHKCISSIRHRTPDQEKANLCILVTGALGGRFDHEAANINVLYVFSDMRIVLLSDDCLIQLLPKTHHHEIYIESSVEGPHCGIFPIGAPSTSTTTTGLKWNLSDAEMRFGSMISTSNIVDSDKVTVQSDADLLWTISLRNLT